A section of the Pseudomonas tritici genome encodes:
- a CDS encoding efflux RND transporter permease subunit — MHFTDIFIRRPILALVVSLLILLMGATALFLLPVRQYPYLENATITVSTTLPGATQDVMQGFVTTPIAQSIATASGIEYLSSTTTQGKSEIKARLVLNANADRAMTEILAKVQQVKYQLPAGVTDPVIAKSTEGGTAVQYVAFYSKTLSIPQVTDFASRVAQPLFTSIPGVASADVFGGQALAMRVWIDPVRLAAHGLSAGEISAALRANNVQAAPGQLKSALTVTNISASTDLRSVEDFRQMVIKSSPGGGVVRLSDVATMEIGGQNYNNLSFANGVPAIFVALQPTPDGNPLEIVKRANELLPKIRAMAPPGLTVAPNYDVARFVNASIEEVKHTLIEAIVIVIVVIFLFLGTFRAVIIPVVTIPLSLVGTAALMLACGFSINLLTLLAMVLAIGLVVDDAIVVVENIHRHIEEGLTPVRAALLGAREIVGPVIAMTITLAAVYAPIGMMGGLTGTLFKEFAFTLAGSVIVSGIVALTLSPVMSSMLLSSKQSEGRLAKRIEHSMEGLTAFYGRLLARTLAARGAVLLVGAVVLAAIVVLFTGTRHELAPTEDQGAVIVVTKAPQYAGVGYTAHYAEQIEKLFESIPEFDSSFMIIGDYAGGQNKMIGGAILKDWSERKRSATDIQGQIQTAGGAIDGETLTAVQLPPLPGSSGGLPVQMVLRSPDDFKTLYETGEKIKYAAYASGLFLYVQNDLSYDSPQAHISIDNAKASEMGVTMQSIADTLAVLVGENYVNRFNFHDRSYDVIPQVRGGERMTPEDLGRFYVKATSGALVPLSTVTRVEMRPQANQLTQFGQMNSATLEMLPAPGVTMGDAVAFLQSQPLPPGTSVDWLSDSRQFVQEGNRLLVSFCFALVVIFLVLAAQFESLRDPLVILVTVPLAICGALVPLWLGYATLNIYTQIGLVTLIGLISKHGILMVTFANHIQHHENLSRIEAIEKAAAVRMRPVLMTTAAMVAGLVPLLFADGAGSASRFSIGIVVVMGMLVGTFFTLFVLPTIYSFIAEDHRATSQSPRARELATAQAPDVSL; from the coding sequence ATGCATTTCACCGACATCTTCATCCGCCGGCCCATTCTGGCGCTGGTCGTCAGCCTGTTGATCCTGCTGATGGGCGCCACCGCCTTGTTCCTGCTGCCCGTGCGGCAGTACCCCTATCTTGAAAACGCCACCATCACGGTCAGCACCACGCTTCCAGGTGCGACCCAGGACGTGATGCAGGGCTTCGTCACCACCCCGATTGCGCAGTCCATCGCCACGGCCAGCGGCATCGAATACCTGAGTTCGACCACCACGCAAGGCAAGAGCGAGATCAAGGCGCGGCTGGTGCTCAACGCCAACGCCGATCGCGCGATGACCGAGATCCTCGCCAAGGTGCAGCAGGTCAAGTACCAGTTGCCGGCCGGTGTCACCGATCCGGTCATCGCCAAGTCCACCGAGGGCGGCACCGCCGTGCAATACGTCGCCTTCTATAGCAAGACCCTGTCGATCCCGCAGGTAACGGATTTCGCATCCCGGGTAGCGCAGCCTTTATTCACGAGCATTCCCGGCGTAGCCTCGGCCGACGTCTTTGGCGGTCAGGCGCTGGCCATGCGCGTCTGGATCGATCCGGTACGGTTGGCCGCACATGGACTGTCGGCCGGCGAGATTTCGGCCGCACTGCGCGCCAACAACGTGCAGGCTGCGCCAGGCCAACTCAAGAGCGCGCTGACGGTCACCAACATCAGCGCCTCCACCGACCTGCGCAGCGTCGAGGACTTCCGCCAGATGGTCATCAAGTCCAGCCCCGGGGGCGGCGTGGTGCGGCTATCGGATGTCGCCACGATGGAAATCGGTGGCCAGAACTACAACAATCTCTCGTTCGCTAACGGCGTCCCCGCTATCTTCGTGGCCCTCCAGCCGACGCCCGATGGCAATCCCCTGGAGATCGTCAAGCGGGCCAACGAACTGCTGCCCAAGATCCGTGCGATGGCGCCGCCGGGACTGACGGTGGCACCCAACTACGACGTGGCACGTTTCGTCAACGCCTCCATCGAGGAAGTGAAGCACACGCTGATCGAAGCCATCGTGATCGTGATTGTGGTGATCTTCCTGTTCCTCGGCACCTTCCGCGCCGTCATCATTCCGGTCGTCACCATTCCGCTGTCGCTGGTCGGCACGGCGGCACTGATGCTGGCCTGCGGCTTCTCGATCAACCTGTTGACGCTGCTGGCGATGGTGCTGGCGATCGGGCTGGTGGTGGACGATGCCATCGTCGTGGTGGAGAACATCCATCGCCACATCGAGGAAGGACTGACACCCGTGCGTGCGGCACTGCTCGGCGCACGCGAAATCGTCGGGCCGGTGATCGCCATGACCATCACGCTGGCGGCGGTCTATGCGCCGATCGGCATGATGGGCGGGCTGACCGGCACGCTGTTCAAGGAGTTCGCCTTCACGCTGGCCGGCTCTGTGATCGTCTCGGGGATCGTCGCGCTGACGCTCTCGCCGGTGATGAGCTCGATGCTGCTCAGTTCCAAGCAAAGCGAGGGACGGCTGGCGAAGCGCATCGAACACTCCATGGAAGGGCTGACCGCATTCTATGGACGCCTGCTGGCCCGCACGCTGGCCGCTCGCGGTGCGGTGCTGCTGGTCGGCGCGGTCGTGCTGGCCGCCATCGTGGTGCTGTTCACCGGCACCCGCCACGAACTGGCGCCGACCGAGGATCAGGGCGCCGTCATCGTCGTCACCAAGGCGCCGCAGTATGCCGGCGTGGGCTATACCGCCCACTATGCCGAGCAGATCGAAAAGCTGTTCGAGTCGATTCCGGAGTTCGACAGCAGCTTCATGATTATCGGCGACTATGCCGGCGGCCAGAACAAGATGATCGGCGGCGCGATCCTCAAGGACTGGTCGGAACGCAAACGATCGGCCACCGACATCCAGGGCCAGATCCAGACCGCCGGCGGCGCCATTGACGGCGAGACGCTGACCGCCGTGCAGTTGCCCCCGCTACCGGGTTCCAGCGGCGGCCTGCCGGTACAGATGGTGCTGCGCTCGCCCGACGACTTCAAGACGCTGTACGAAACCGGCGAGAAGATCAAGTACGCCGCCTATGCCAGCGGCCTGTTCCTCTACGTGCAGAACGACCTGTCCTACGACAGTCCTCAGGCGCATATCAGCATCGACAATGCGAAGGCCAGCGAAATGGGCGTGACCATGCAGTCCATCGCCGACACCCTGGCCGTGCTGGTCGGTGAGAACTACGTCAACCGCTTCAACTTCCACGACCGCTCCTACGACGTGATCCCGCAGGTGCGCGGCGGCGAACGCATGACACCGGAAGACCTCGGGCGCTTCTACGTCAAGGCGACCTCCGGCGCACTGGTACCGCTATCGACCGTGACCCGCGTCGAAATGCGCCCGCAGGCCAACCAGCTCACCCAGTTCGGCCAGATGAACTCGGCCACGCTGGAAATGCTGCCAGCCCCGGGCGTGACCATGGGTGACGCCGTGGCGTTCCTGCAATCGCAACCCTTGCCGCCCGGCACCAGCGTGGACTGGCTCAGCGACAGCCGCCAGTTCGTGCAGGAAGGCAACCGCCTGCTGGTGTCGTTCTGCTTCGCGCTGGTGGTCATCTTCCTGGTACTGGCGGCGCAGTTCGAGAGCCTGCGCGACCCGCTGGTGATCCTGGTGACGGTGCCGCTGGCGATCTGCGGCGCGTTGGTGCCGCTGTGGCTGGGCTACGCGACGCTCAACATCTACACCCAGATTGGACTGGTTACGTTGATCGGCCTGATTTCCAAGCACGGTATCCTGATGGTCACTTTCGCCAACCACATCCAGCATCACGAAAACCTGAGCCGCATCGAGGCCATCGAGAAGGCCGCAGCGGTGCGTATGCGCCCCGTGCTGATGACCACCGCGGCGATGGTCGCCGGCCTGGTGCCGCTGCTGTTCGCAGATGGCGCGGGTTCGGCCAGCCGCTTCTCCATCGGCATTGTGGTGGTGATGGGCATGCTGGTCGGCACCTTCTTCACGCTATTCGTGCTGCCCACCATCTACAGCTTCATCGCCGAGGATCACCGGGCGACATCGCAAAGTCCCCGCGCCCGTGAACTCGCCACTGCGCAGGCCCCCGATGTCTCACTCTAA
- a CDS encoding efflux RND transporter periplasmic adaptor subunit: MSTAVISRAKPIVVSVVGLVVVFGLLYAWRTTRTGGAEHYAMPPMPVSTIRAEPRGVAEELQAVGNLQAVREVLLAPDTSGRVTAIHFDAGQSVKEGTVLIQLYDAPEQADRAAAAAKADFAQAQLRRSQELAPTGAEPRELLEQRKAEAAQAVAAVRQLDARIQQKAIRAPFSGQLGIRRINPGQYLNAGDVIATLTQLDPLYVNFTLPQQDLPKLTPGAPVQVTVDAAPGQVFNAKISTIEPRIDGETRNVVVQALLSNADRLLKSGMYATARLALPATTDAIVLPLTAIQTSASGDSVVLVRDADAQGIGKAVAVPVVTGRRLGEEVLVTQGVKPGDIVVMAGQNRLPPGATVKINATAPAAAAPPAAPAVTAAASAR, encoded by the coding sequence ATGAGCACCGCCGTTATCTCCCGTGCCAAACCTATTGTCGTAAGCGTTGTTGGCCTCGTCGTGGTATTCGGCCTGCTGTATGCCTGGCGCACCACCCGCACCGGTGGCGCGGAACATTACGCCATGCCGCCGATGCCCGTCTCGACGATCCGCGCCGAACCACGCGGCGTGGCCGAGGAGTTGCAGGCCGTCGGCAATTTGCAAGCCGTTCGCGAAGTGCTGCTGGCCCCCGACACGTCGGGCCGCGTGACAGCCATCCATTTCGACGCCGGCCAGTCCGTTAAGGAAGGGACGGTGCTGATTCAGCTCTACGACGCTCCCGAGCAAGCGGATCGTGCCGCTGCTGCAGCCAAGGCTGATTTCGCCCAGGCGCAATTACGCCGCTCGCAGGAACTGGCCCCCACCGGCGCCGAGCCGCGCGAATTGCTCGAACAACGCAAGGCGGAGGCCGCCCAGGCCGTTGCGGCGGTGCGGCAACTGGACGCGCGCATCCAGCAGAAGGCCATTCGCGCGCCGTTCTCCGGCCAGCTCGGCATCCGGCGCATCAATCCCGGCCAGTACCTCAATGCCGGCGATGTGATCGCCACGCTGACCCAGCTCGACCCGCTTTACGTGAACTTCACGCTGCCCCAGCAGGACTTGCCCAAGCTGACGCCGGGCGCACCGGTGCAGGTGACGGTAGATGCAGCGCCAGGTCAGGTATTCAACGCCAAGATCAGCACCATCGAACCACGCATCGACGGCGAAACCCGCAATGTGGTCGTGCAGGCACTGTTGTCCAATGCCGACAGGCTGCTTAAGTCCGGCATGTACGCCACGGCGCGGCTGGCGTTGCCCGCCACGACCGACGCCATCGTGTTACCGCTGACGGCGATCCAGACTTCGGCCTCCGGTGACAGCGTGGTGCTCGTGCGAGATGCCGACGCGCAGGGAATCGGCAAGGCGGTCGCCGTGCCGGTCGTCACGGGTCGTCGGCTCGGCGAGGAAGTCCTGGTGACCCAGGGCGTCAAGCCTGGCGACATCGTGGTGATGGCCGGCCAAAATCGGCTGCCGCCCGGCGCCACGGTGAAGATCAATGCGACAGCGCCTGCCGCCGCAGCACCGCCTGCCGCCCCGGCGGTTACCGCCGCCGCCAGCGCACGATAG
- a CDS encoding TonB-dependent siderophore receptor — translation MTALTTTGKSRWPIDIRAEPAFYPHLDGPYKGATRSAPLTVLGSAVAAAVLISAQGAFAAEPGQIQTKVGGKPQEEIALPAITVTGPMDTATTEGTGSYTTGQTSVATHLPLSLRETPQSVTVITRQRMDDQQLNSVQGVLDKTTGVSSYQSDSERTSFYSRGFLINNVQYDGIPTVVGDIVNGSGIGSLDTAFYDRVEVVRGASGLLTGTGNPSAAINLVRKRPTREFSASASLGAGSWDTHREMADVSTPLTEDGRIRARMVGTSQEGNSYIDGYKPQRKAFYGIIEADLTPDTTVSLGYDYQDITPKGSTWGGMPLWFSDGTQAEYSRSKNYAQNWSRWDNTLKTAFAEIEHRFDNGWNLRAVANQYRTEFDAELLGLVGRPDRATGLGSFPNGAFPVALASEGRSRQNTFDVMASGPFELLGRQHDLVVGATSSRRTASQEAIAPFYAGFTPVNVYQLSPAFPRPNFDAMASIPTRTLIKQSGVYSAARFSLAEPLKLIVGGRFSNYEIDDAVGGSSLHYKKSSEFTPYAGLIYDIDKTYSAYVSYTGIFNPQTDYRDSKGNVLTPTKGKTKEVGLKGAYLDGRLNASVALFHTELDNAAQMVAGTYTPSGAQAYMGSDGTKSRGIELDLQGELARGWNIYSGIAHFTAQDGDGVRLNSQIPRTTAQLFSTYQLPGEWNKLTLGGGVKWQSRFYEAPNTGTSSLGGEQGSYALVSLLGRYAVTKQITAAVNVNNVLDKKYALQKGDFDTVGYGAPRNLMVTMDYKY, via the coding sequence ATGACCGCCCTCACAACTACTGGGAAGTCTCGTTGGCCAATTGATATACGCGCAGAGCCCGCCTTCTATCCTCATTTGGATGGGCCGTACAAGGGCGCAACCAGGAGCGCGCCCCTCACCGTGCTGGGCTCGGCAGTTGCGGCGGCAGTTCTCATCAGCGCGCAAGGCGCATTCGCCGCGGAGCCAGGGCAGATTCAAACCAAGGTCGGTGGAAAGCCTCAAGAGGAGATAGCCTTGCCGGCCATCACCGTAACGGGCCCTATGGATACGGCGACCACCGAAGGTACTGGTTCCTACACCACGGGCCAGACGTCGGTGGCGACGCACCTGCCGCTGTCGCTGCGGGAAACACCGCAGTCGGTGACGGTGATCACCCGCCAGCGCATGGACGACCAGCAATTGAACTCGGTGCAGGGCGTGCTGGATAAGACCACGGGCGTCTCGTCGTACCAATCCGACAGCGAACGGACGAGTTTTTATTCGCGTGGTTTCTTGATCAATAACGTTCAGTACGACGGCATACCCACCGTCGTCGGCGACATCGTAAACGGGAGCGGCATCGGCTCTCTCGATACCGCGTTCTACGATCGTGTCGAGGTCGTGCGCGGCGCCTCCGGCTTGCTGACCGGCACCGGCAATCCCTCGGCCGCCATCAACCTGGTGCGCAAACGACCGACCCGCGAATTCTCGGCGTCCGCCTCGCTCGGTGCGGGGAGCTGGGATACCCACCGGGAAATGGCCGACGTATCGACTCCGTTGACCGAGGATGGCCGTATCCGCGCCCGCATGGTCGGGACGTCCCAGGAAGGAAACTCGTACATTGATGGCTACAAACCGCAGAGGAAGGCGTTCTACGGCATCATCGAGGCAGATCTGACACCAGACACGACGGTGAGTCTGGGCTATGACTACCAGGACATCACGCCGAAGGGCTCGACCTGGGGAGGCATGCCGCTATGGTTCAGCGACGGCACGCAGGCGGAGTATTCACGCTCCAAGAACTACGCGCAGAACTGGAGCCGTTGGGACAACACCCTCAAGACGGCGTTTGCCGAGATCGAGCACCGCTTTGACAACGGCTGGAACCTCCGGGCCGTCGCTAATCAATACCGCACGGAATTCGATGCCGAACTGCTCGGCCTGGTGGGTCGCCCCGATCGCGCCACGGGACTGGGCTCTTTTCCCAACGGGGCTTTTCCGGTGGCACTGGCGTCCGAAGGTCGCAGCCGTCAAAACACCTTCGACGTGATGGCGAGCGGCCCCTTCGAACTGCTTGGCCGCCAGCATGACCTGGTGGTGGGGGCGACGAGTTCGCGCCGCACCGCCAGTCAGGAAGCTATCGCTCCGTTCTATGCAGGCTTCACGCCGGTCAATGTCTATCAACTGAGCCCGGCCTTTCCCCGTCCCAACTTCGATGCCATGGCTTCGATACCGACCCGCACCCTGATCAAACAGAGCGGTGTCTATAGCGCAGCCCGGTTCTCGCTGGCCGAGCCTCTGAAACTCATTGTCGGCGGCCGCTTCAGCAACTACGAAATCGACGACGCCGTCGGCGGCTCTTCGTTGCACTACAAGAAGAGCAGTGAATTCACCCCGTATGCTGGTTTGATCTACGACATCGATAAGACCTATTCGGCCTACGTGAGCTACACGGGCATATTCAATCCGCAAACCGACTATCGCGACAGCAAGGGCAACGTGCTCACGCCGACAAAGGGAAAAACCAAGGAAGTCGGCCTTAAAGGCGCTTACCTGGATGGGCGTCTGAATGCGTCGGTGGCCTTGTTCCATACCGAGCTGGACAACGCTGCACAGATGGTCGCAGGAACCTATACGCCAAGTGGTGCCCAAGCCTATATGGGTTCGGATGGGACGAAGTCGCGCGGGATCGAGCTGGACTTGCAGGGCGAGCTGGCACGTGGCTGGAACATCTATTCAGGCATCGCCCATTTCACGGCACAAGATGGCGATGGCGTCCGCTTGAATTCGCAAATACCGCGCACCACTGCCCAGCTTTTCAGCACCTACCAGTTGCCGGGAGAGTGGAACAAATTGACGCTGGGCGGAGGCGTTAAATGGCAAAGCCGCTTCTACGAGGCGCCCAACACCGGCACCAGTTCGTTGGGCGGGGAACAAGGTTCTTATGCGCTGGTATCCCTGTTGGGGCGCTACGCCGTCACGAAGCAGATCACTGCGGCAGTCAACGTCAATAACGTGCTCGACAAGAAATATGCGTTGCAGAAGGGCGATTTCGACACCGTAGGTTATGGCGCACCCCGTAACTTGATGGTGACGATGGATTATAAGTATTGA